In the Nitrosococcus watsonii C-113 genome, one interval contains:
- a CDS encoding HigA family addiction module antitoxin, translated as MSMKNPPHPGHCVKLDCLDPLGLSVTEGAKVLGVTRQALSNVINGKAGISAEMAIRLSQAFGGTPDVWLRMQTAYALAQAKQKNIQVERFEHA; from the coding sequence ATGTCTATGAAAAACCCACCCCATCCCGGCCATTGTGTGAAGCTGGATTGTCTGGACCCGCTTGGCCTTTCCGTGACGGAAGGGGCTAAAGTGCTTGGCGTGACCCGGCAGGCGCTCAGCAATGTGATTAACGGTAAGGCGGGGATTTCCGCTGAAATGGCTATTCGGCTTTCCCAAGCGTTTGGCGGTACGCCGGATGTTTGGCTGAGAATGCAAACGGCTTACGCACTGGCGCAGGCCAAGCAGAAAAATATTCAGGTGGAGCGGTTTGAACATGCCTAG